gaaaaatcgtctcttatgCTTTTGCGATTTTGATaagtgaaaaataactaaaaatcccgtctatttatacccctctcagaccctcaccACGGACTGCATAGAAAGGACCGCGACCGCGGTGCTCCACCACAGACCACATTAAATGGACTACGGCCGTacaggcctccctgaagacctgcagttcagcaccctgtgtggaccgcacaaaggcgactgcggccgcacagcctccaccgcgccCCGCACAAAggtgaccgcggccgcgctagcCCCTCCGCGGTGGCCGCAATTTCTCGTGGACTGCACTAaagggttccgaggcctgcaccttcctgaacctgcaacatctgactttctaagcctaaggcatcccggaacatACTCGAACTCACCCgggccctcgaaactccaacccaagtatacacacaacctcaaaacatcctacggacatattAGTGTaataaaattaccaaaataacatcacgagcatcgaattaaacctcgagatcaatgaaatttctcaaaactcttttaaaacaTCACATTTCTCTATTAAGGTCCGGatcgcgtcaaacgacgtccgtttttaactaaatttcacaagaatgactcaagtcatatataagacctgtactgggcaccggaaccaaaatacgggcccgatactaacTCGTTCTAATcgaatttcatttcaatttccttagacattttcagaaaaacaatttccttaaaaaaattcacttctcgggttagggacatcggattctgattctgggcatacgcccgagtcccatattttcctacggaccttccgggaccgtcaaattacgggtcagggttcgtttacccaaaaatattgaccgaagtcaaatttattcattttaacatcaaaacttagcatttttcacaaaatttcatatttaagctttccggctacgtgcccggactgtgcacacaaatcaatgcgactctaaatgaggttttcaaggcctcggaagcacataatgggtaagaagaaggaagtacctgagtcggggaataaatgaggataacggctccgcatatcgaactgggactcccaggtcgatgccttaggagtctgacctctccactgaacacgaacagaaggaaaactcttggaTATCAACTAACGAActtgctggtctagaatagctaccggatcctcctcataggacaagtccttgtccaactggacagtgctgaaatctaacacgtgggatagatcgccgtgatacctccgaagcatggacacatgaaaaattggatgcacggctgataagctcggcggcaacgcaagtctataagccacctctcccactcgatcaagaatctcaaacggactaatgaacctagggctaagcttgcccttcttcccaaatctcatcacgcccttcataggcgacactcagagcaatacccgctcaccaaccataaaagccatatctcgaaccttgcggtctgcataactcttctacctagatTGAGCCgaatgaagcctctcctgaatgatcctgaccttgtccaaggcctcctgaaccagatccgtacccaataaccgagcctcccccggctcaaaccatccaatcggagatcaacatcgcctaccatataaagcctcataaggatccctctggatactcgactggtaactgttgttataggtaaactctgctaaaggcaaaaactgatcccacgaacctccaaagtcaataacacaagctcggagcatatcctccaatatctgaatagtccgctcggactgcccgtccatctgaggatgaaatgatgtactcaacttaacctgggtgcccaactctcgctgaactgctctccagaaatgtgaattaaactgcgtacctcggtccgaaatgatagatattagcataccatgaaggcgaacaatctccccgatatagatctcagctaacctctcggatgaataggagaccgccataggaatgaaatgcgctgacttggtcagcctatcaacaatgacccaaactgcgtcgaacttcttccgagtcagcggaagtccagtaatgaagtccatagtgatccgctcccacttccactcgggaagctcaatcctctgaaacaatccaccaggcctttgatgctcgtacttaacctgctgacaattcaaataccatGCCACATATGATACAATaaccttcttcattctacgccaccaataatgctgttgcaaatcctgatacatcttcacgacgcccggatgaatagagtaccgggaactatgggcctccctTAAAATTagctcccgaagcccatccatattaggcacacaaactcgaccctgcaatctcgaAATTCTAtcagcatctaaggtaacctgcttggcacctccacgctgcaccgtgtctctaaggacacacaaatggggatcaaaCTACAACAAAAAGGTCTTTAGCGGCAATAAAAAAACTTTTAGCGACAATAGATATTGCCGCTAAATGATTTACCGGCTATTCTTTTTTAGCCATGGTTGCTGGCGTCGCTAAAGCCTTTAGCGGCCATCCGATGAAGTGCAAGTAAATCTAGGTTTTATTGCCGCTAAAGGTCCCGGGCTTTAACGTCTACAGTTTAGCGGCAATTAAATGGCTGTTAAATCCATTTCATAATAGGCTTATATTGTGCTTCAATGGTCATTCTTTTTGACCGATATATCTAATTATATTGCCGCAAAAAGTAGAATGCTTTAATGTCAAATATTTAGTGGCAATTCAATGGCTGCAAAATCTATTCCATAGTAGGCTTAATTTGCACTTTAATGTCTAATATTTTGGCCAGTAAATCAAAAACTATTGCCACGAAAAGTCACATTAAATTGAATTAAATTGCCACTAAAAGTCATAGGTATAATGGCAATTGTATAGATGCAACTATAACAAATTCTAAATCAAATTAGTTCTCGATTAAAAATACCCCTTTAGCGGCAAATAAAAAACCAAACTATCTTTAAACTGCAAAAATGCTAATAAAATACGCTACTTAACTCATAAAACATAATATATTTCATTCAAtctagaaaaacaaaagaaagtattaATTCTTACTAATGTATCAACGACATGTAAGATAAATTACATTGTTCAAACAAAATAACCAACATTATTATCGCTAATTCTATATAATATTCATAATAACAAAAGGGTAGAAGCCCTCAAACAATTCTGCAAATCTTCCTCGTACTGAAATCTTTCACATCGTACTGTTTAACCTGAAATAACAAAATAAGTAATGTGAAAAATGAATCTCCTTTTACTCATTTGTTATTTCTATCATTTAGATGATAGTCCTATCTAAAATACAATAACTCGTATAAACACATACATGTACACCAATTCTCGACAAATAGAGAgacaaatgaatatatacatgtaCACCAATTCTGGACAAATAGCGAGGCAAAGGAATATATGCATGTAAACCAGATGTTGTGACATTTGGAATTCTCATCAATCATTTATGCAAAAGTTACAAGGTCGATGAGGCAATGCAGGTGTTTGAGAAGACGGGAGGCAGTGAAAGTGATGGCATTCTTGTTAAGCCAGACCTTGTTCTCTACAATACATTAATTGATGGGCTTTGTAAGGTAGAGAGGCAAGAAGAAGGGTTTAAGTTGATGGAAAAGATGAGGCTGGAGAGTGGATATGAACTTAATACTGTTACCTATTGCTTGATAGATGGTTTCTGCAAAGCAGGCGAGATTGAGAAGGTCATACGAGCTTTTTGACCAGATAAAAAAGGGCGGGGTAGAGCCAAATGTGATTTCTCTGAATACTTTGCTTGATGGAATGTGCAAGCATGGGAAACCTGATCGCTACACCTACAACACTTTGATATCATATTTCTGCCGGAGCAATTTGCAACTGCCCATAGAGTTATGAAGAGGATGATTGATGATGGTTATTTTCCTAATGTTGTTACATATGGAGCACTAACACATATTGTTTAGGTGGAAATGTTGATGAAGCTATGAAAATATTCCAGAATATGTGTTCTTCTACAAATGTGCCACCAAACACTGTCATATACAATACTTTGATCGACGCTCTCTGCAAGAGTGACAAAGTAGAAACTGGAATTTCTTTGTTGGGTGATATGAAGGACAAAGGAGATTGAGTATTGAAGGAATTGTTTTCCACAGGCCAGATTAAGCAAAATCCAAACAACATTGGTAAACACATTCTCTTGACCTTCCTTGATCCAAAAACTAGTTGCTGCTAGACATACTCTAGAAATTCAAATTATTGGCTAAAACTAAGCATACATCAAGGGCAGCAAACTAATAATCCTATGCTACAGTCCGTTAAGGTTTGCATTAATATATTTCTTACATAATGCTTTTcactttttgaaagaaaaaatgaataGAACAAAAAAGAGTTTATGTGAAAGCACAGAAAAGTACCACAAGACGACGGAGTATTTCCAGCTACATTATGCATATTGGGTGATTCTGGTATTCGCTCATGGTCATGGTTGGTATCAACGACCTGATAAATATTAAGATGTAAAATTATTTTAGTTGTATGTATATTTAGTACGTACTAAAGTTTACAGAGTACAAGAAGTAACAATATTTGTAACAgtgaataaacaagaaaaataaaactacCAAATATATATCCACACACATATTTTATAACAAACCTGGAAAGTTACAAGAAGTGAAACTTTCCTCATAACTCCTGGAACAAACATTTCTTAGCCTATATACGCCTAAAACTTTTGAAATTGAGTTACTTGTCCAGTTGAGATTCCATTGATATTCTGAGGCATGGGTAACTCATTTGGAGCAATTTTTCTCATGACTTGCCGCATCCATGATAGTTCTTGTCTCATAaaactcatttcttcattttgtttttcatttaaCTCTTTTAACTCTATTATCTTGTGCTTTAGTTTTTGTACAACCTCATCAAACGAATCCTCTATAACAATATTTCCTAAGGAAGATCTACTGTCCCACAACATAGAAGGAGTTGGACCAAGTCCTAAACCACGAACATACCCACTTTTATCATTTTCAAGCACTTGGGAATATACATCTCCTTCCCAAGCAACACTGCGGGAAGGCTGGTCATTTGATCCGTCAATATCCCTCAACCTTTCGTTCATCATGTCCTGATTAATTAAGGGCATAACATAGTTaacaatatatataaatttaatacaccaaaaatccaattttcaaTTCAGTTATTCTCtttaaattttcctttttttaatctATTTCCTAGTTCAAGAtataaaagaaagagaagaaatctttttttttataaggaagaaagagaagaaatCTTACAACTGCCTTTGCAGACTCCTCATCCAATAGTCTACCATTTTTACGTTTTTTGTATGTCAGTATAAATATTTCTGCTCGTGTAGGCTCTATACCATTCTTGGCCTATTACAATAAATTTGATGTCAAATCTGTACGATAAAagagttttaaaatattttattttgtaattatACATGTACCTGCTCATCCATTAAGGTGGCAATACTTTTGGATCCTCCTATGTGAGGCACATTTTGTTTGGCCCTATTATTTTTATTTGCCTGGGTACGCCTCTGTCATTGCAacataaaataatcaaaataatatAAGAATTAGcaattaataaaaataatcaaAAGACTATAATAATAAGCAACTAATTGTgcatttttaagattttaaagtttaTACCTTAGCTTTATCAGAAAGCCAATAAGAAACAAGACCAGTCCATTGATCCTTTGGTATACGACTTGCTGGTCTATTCTTCAGCAAAACATCTTTGGTTTTATATTTTTCCAAATATTCACTTTTTAAATCGGATTTGTaatctttccattttttttcCAGTTGACTTTAAGACATATGCTTCTCCACGTGTTGGGATAGAGAACTTTTTCtaaaatcaaaaacaaacattTAGCAATAACATGTTTTTACAAGaataacagcaacaacaacaataataatagcaGTAATaactataacaacaacaacaacaacaacaacaacaacaacaacaacaacaacaacaacaacaacaacaacaacaactaataataataataataataataataataataataataataataataataataataactccatacCCTTACAAACTCTagcaatttcttcttttcttctttatcaaAATTTTGCCAATCATCTATGTGTAGAGGTGTTAGATCTGGAGTTCTTTCGATAATGCCTAGAAAGCTAGCAAGCTTTAGACCCTCTTTTCCGATGGCTTGGTTATGAGTATTAAATTGCACAACAATTTTCTTCCCTGGAGGTAATTTCCAAATATCTTTTAATAATGTAGGCCCACGAACCTTC
Above is a window of Nicotiana tabacum cultivar K326 chromosome 8, ASM71507v2, whole genome shotgun sequence DNA encoding:
- the LOC107792513 gene encoding uncharacterized protein LOC107792513 isoform X1 encodes the protein MDGQNHSQTQSHDNQSTELYSSSSTEVQENKESGNSKARKVRGPTLLKDIWKLPPGKKIVVQFNTHNQAIGKEGLKLASFLGIIERTPDLTPLHIDDWQNFDKEEKKKLLEFVRRRTQANKNNRAKQNVPHIGGSKSIATLMDEQAKNGIEPTRAEIFILTYKKRKNGRLLDEESAKAVDMMNERLRDIDGSNDQPSRSVAWEGDVYSQVLENDKSGSLIPTMTMSEYQNHPICIM
- the LOC107792513 gene encoding uncharacterized protein LOC107792513 isoform X3; this translates as MDGQNHSQTQSHDNQSTELYSSSSTEVQENKESGNSKARKVRGPTLLKDIWKLPPGKKIVVQFNTHNQAIGKEGLKLASFLGIIERTPDLTPLHIDDWQNFDKEEKKKLLEFVRRRTQANKNNRAKQNVPHIGGSKSIATLMDEQVVDTNHDHERIPESPNMHNVAGNTPSSCG
- the LOC107792513 gene encoding uncharacterized protein LOC107792513 isoform X2, which gives rise to MDGQNHSQTQSHDNQSTELYSSSSTEVQENKESGNSKARKVRGPTLLKDIWKLPPGKKIVVQFNTHNQAIGKEGLKLASFLGIIERTPDLTPLHIDDWQNFDKEEKKKLLEFVRRRTQANKNNRAKQNVPHIGGSKSIATLMDEQAKNGIEPTRAEIFILTYKKRKNGRLLDEESAKAVVVDTNHDHERIPESPNMHNVAGNTPSSCG